Proteins from a single region of Gambusia affinis linkage group LG12, SWU_Gaff_1.0, whole genome shotgun sequence:
- the LOC122841322 gene encoding cysteine/serine-rich nuclear protein 2-like gives MTDILKRKFAEVEENPCYSSPSSISSSSSSSSSASPSSLSSPASSEWESDGEGSSSENQDFTPHSPASASGSPIWPILKKPKLSKRQNSVRFDQVTEFSFPRCQGFTSVPSRGGATLGMVRKHSALRRYTVDEHAMEQRSRRRERHKEKLIQERFEALKHQLIISGAIDQNEAEKLTTDQVLGGDPDIHVSESDLEDGGYLQPFSSKQRQALLLAAGAKVIDKEEKRQLHALRLSREACGCDCRGFCEPETCACSQAGIKCQVDRFNFPCGCTKDSCGNIQGRIEFDARRVQTHYIHTLMRLELQRRLQREMLVSGEQAGVIEELRDCTGHNEVGGEQSAQENRCPFRSGLEEDLLPFAMPAAPSFRCIPDQLVVEETSCSSDMSESSLSSSECDAGQFFSGTQTLTDRGVDLTHDSGNKNFFSCAQNRHRCSSATADNDRPHSPVALADNIDASRNYLDENANQSRDFFNEDSFEDFPHTPSPTMSYSFSGYMDLSLSSDSDLEFFHRDYPSGLLHSSFKEHRHSDSFQHFQLFSSVNLPQQESSTQLLESLIG, from the exons ATGACAGACATCCTTAAGAGGAAGTTTGCAGAAGTAGAGGAAAATCCCTGCtactcctctccctcctccatctcctcctcctcctcctcttcttcttctgcttctccatcgtccctctcctctcctgccTCCTCTGAGTGGGAGTCAGACGGGGAGGGAAGCTCCTCCGAGAACCAAGACTTCACACCTCACAGTCCTGCGTCAGCCTCCGGATCACCCA TTTGGCCCATCCTGAAGAAGCCGAAGCTCTCAAAAAGGCAGAACAGTGTGCGCTTTGACCAGGTGACGGAGTTCAGCTTCCCCCGCTGCCAGGGCTTCACCAGTGTGCCCAGCAGAGGGGGTGCCACCCTGGGCATGGTGCGCAAACACAGCGCCCTCCGAAGGTACACCGTGGACGAGCATGCAATGGAGCAGCGCAGCAGGCGCAGAGAGAGGCACAAAGAGAAACTAATTCAAGAGAGGTTTGAGGCACTAAAACACCAA CTGATCATAAGTGGAGCCATTGACCAAAACGAGGCGGAGAAGCTGACGACAGATCAAGTTCTGGGTGGAGACCCTGACATTCATGTTAGTGAGTCTGATTTGGAGGACGGCGGGTACCTTCAGCCGTTCTCTTCCAAACAGCGACAGGCTCTCCTCCTGGCGGCGGGGGCGAAGGTCATCGACAAGGAGGAGAAGAGGCAGCTTCACGCTCTGCGGCTCTCCAGGGAGGCCTGCGGCTGCGACTGTCGGGGCTTCTGTGAGCCGGAGACCTGCGCCTGCAGTCAGGCAGGCATCAAGTGCCAG GTGGATCGCTTCAATTTCCCCTGCGGATGCACCAAGGACAGCTGCGGAAACATACAGGGGCGCATCGAGTTCGACGCCCGGCGCGTTCAGACGCATTACATCCACACGCTCATGAGGCTGGAGCTGCAGAGGCGACTACAACGTGAAATGCTCGTCTCGGGGGAGCAGGCGGGCGTAATCGAGGAGCTCAGAGACTGTACAGGTCACAACGAGGTCGGTGGGGAGCAGAGCGCGCAGGAGAACAGGTGTCCATTCAGGTCCGGCCTGGAGGAGGACCTGCTTCCTTTTGCCATGCCCGCCGCTCCTTCTTTCCGCTGCATCCCGGACCAGCTGGTCGTTGAGGAGACCAGCTGCAGCAGCGACATGTCCGaatcctccctctcctcctccgaATGCGACGCCGGACAATTCTTCAGCGGGACCCAGACTCTTACGGACAGAGGCGTAGATTTGACACATGACTCCGGCAACAAGAACTTCTTCTCGTGTGCCCAAAACCGGCACAGATGCAGCTCTGCAACCGCAGACAACGACAGACCGCATTCGCCCGTTGCGCTCGCAGACAACATTGACGCCAGCAGGAACTATCTCGACGAGAACGCCAATCAATCCAGAGACTTTTTCAACGAGGACTCTTTTGAGGACTTCCCTCACACCCCGTCTCCCACCATGTCGTACTCCTTCAGTGGATACATGGACCTGAGCCTCTCCTCTGACTCCGACCTGGAGTTCTTCCACAGGGACTATCCCTCCGGACTGCTGCACAGCTCCTTCAAAGAGCACAGACACTCCGACAGCTTTCAGCACTTCCAGCTGTTCAGCTCAGTGAATTTACCACAGCAGGAGTCGAGCACCCAGCTCCTAgagtctctgattggctga